The Brassica oleracea var. oleracea cultivar TO1000 chromosome C7, BOL, whole genome shotgun sequence sequence GTCAACTTAGAAACAAATCCTTTTAAAACTGAATAAAATACATTCGGCAAATTTGTCTTTGAGGCCTCTACAACTCTCTAAATTCACAAAGATTAAATTATTTGGGCGACTAAAGAAAAATCCGCTGAAAATCGAACCTAAAAGTGCAAAAAAAAAAAATCCAATCACTACTACTACTACTACTACGCTTCTTGTCTTAAAAACAAAGACAACACTTGTAATTCCCAGACGACGTTAAGACCCATCGATCCACAACCACCAACACCACCGCCATTGTGCTTAGCTTTCCACCTTGAATTACATAAAGAGAAAGTCTTTCCTGAGGCCAGACTCATCGCTTCCTCTTCTTACCGGACTTAGCCTGCGACTTGCCTGAACCCACTGGTTTCCCTTTTGTTGCTGGTTCTGGCGCCTTTGGTGTCTCTTCAGATTCTGACTCAGCATCGCTCTCCTCGCCCTTGGAGGCAGGTGTAGAGTTTGCTTTGCCTTTCGCTGCTTTGCCCTTTGCTGATGAAGATTTTGAAGGTCCTCCTGGCTTGGATTTTGGAGTAGTTGTAGTCTTGGACGAACCTTTGGATGTGCCAGATTTCGATATCTCTTTCTTCGACTTGCTGGTTCCTGATTTACCAACTGTTTTGGGGATTTCCTCTTCCTCGCTCAACTCGTCAGAACTATCCTCTTCTTCTTCTTCTCTACTAGCTTCTTTCGGATCCTTTGGTTTGCTCTCTGTTTTCTCATCCTTGGACTTCTTACCGGACTTGGAAGCAGGAGCAGCTTTAAGCTTGCTGGAACCAGCTCCACCACCCCTAAATCAGAAACAATATTTGCTTATGAGTAAAGAACTTTTTAGAGACTTCAACATCTTTTTTGAACTATTTGCTTTCAGTTTCATTTACTTTTTCCCTGACGATTCCATCTTTGATTGCTTGCCAGTCTTAGCTTTCTTTCTCTGGGGCCTGCATGGAGAATTACCAAGCTTGGTCATCACAAGAATACCAAACTCATCTCAAAACATCTAGATTTTCTTTCTAGTGCCTCATAAGAACTAGAGAAGTAACACTTACTCTCGGGAGGCTTCTTTCTCGTGAACCGTCTGATCAGCAGCTTCTTCACCCTGCTGACAGGAAATGTTCAAAGGGGATAATGGAAAAAAGAAGAAGTCAGAGATGAATGAAATATAATGCCCCACCTCTGTTTCTGATTCATCCAGAAAATGCCACTTCTGTGTCTTAAGATTCAAGATTTCTTGATCTCCATCATCATAGATAACCTGAAGACGAAGATAGCAACAACATACAACAAATAAAACACCATAAAATGCACTGAATCTAATACAAAACATGTACAATCAATAGGCTAATGGTTCACCACAAACAAATTAAGACGAACAAAAGAGATTTATCGAGGAGATTGATAAAATTGGGCCTACCAGGTGCTTCTTCTTAGCAGAATCATATGAATTGACCACACCTTTATAATACCTGCGACAGTAATCCAATATTCAGTTACAAGACAACTATTAAGTTGTTAGTGCAAATTCAGCTATCTACAAGAAAATACAAAATAGAGAAGCGGATTGCATTATTGTAAATCAAATATAATTCCTAAAATAATACAAAGTGCTTACGCTTTATCTATAGGCCACCAGACTCTGCCCCTCGACCCAACTAAATCTTCACCGTGGCTTTGGAGATCAGATGCCTGCCAGGGAATCAATTCAGTATGAAGAAGTCTACCAAAAAAATGGAAAAGAAAAATTTGCACAAAAAACCAGTACGAGTAAAGGATTAAACAAGAGTCGCATAAGCTCCACAGAAGGGAACGAACAGGTTTTAAAGAGAAAAATATCTCAACTTGAAGAAAATAAGAAGCTGAAATCATGCACGCACAGTTACTACTGCAAATGGCATCTAGTAGAACATGATTTTTTTCACACGTTCCTTTATGTGTAATAATTATGATAGGTGAAATTACGAAAACATACTTTCTCTTTGCTTAGACTTCGTTTTCTCTTTGTGTTTGTGTTAGGACTTCCTTCTATTGGTTGCTTCACTTCTTTCTTTGACTTCGAGGCTGACTTTACAGAGGAAACAGCTGGCTGAAACACAATTAAAGGATATCGGTAAAAGGACAGGAAGGCAGTATCGAATCATACAGGTCAAGGAAGAACTTACTTTTTCGCTATCACCTGAAGAAGTATCTAATGAGTCCTCATCCATGGCTTTCCCACGTCCTGGCTTTTTCTTTTCCTCTTTTGGCTTTGAGGATTCTTGTACATTTTCACTCTCAACTACCTTTTTCTCTGACTGCTTTGCAGCTTTTGTCTCAGAGGTGCCTTTCTTCGGGGGAACAGTACACTTGGTTTTACTTGAAGAAGCAACCTTCTTTCTAGAATTTTTGGTAACTTTAGCTTCAGAAGTGTTTGGTTCTTCGGAAGCTTCTTCAGTAGCACTAGCAGCTAATGGTTTGGCCTCCTTCGTCAAGCTCTTATTTTTCTTCTGGTTTGCAGTCTTCTTAGGCCGGTTTTCCTCAACAAGATCTTCAGCCCTAGATGGAGAACTAACATTGGCAGTTTCATCAGCTGATGTCTTAGA is a genomic window containing:
- the LOC106306254 gene encoding nucleolar and coiled-body phosphoprotein 1-like isoform X3, whose product is MSDSDKELENQILEAGEQLTDPPSSLDELLLLLDKLFVWLIDVDQSPHESMQTALSPLMKALVAGKLFKHSDDDVRVAVAACISEITRITAPEAPYDDDHMKEVFKLIVSSFANLPDYFSRSYSKRISILETVAKVRSCVVMLDLECDALLIEMFQLFLKAIRDFHPENVLSSMEKIMTLVLEESEEIPPKMFSPILHYVREDDEVPQVARGLAERVLSNSASKLKKYLTEAVKLSGVSLDKYSKIVASICEGTFSALQHDQLVENEKEDSQGHLEKEAEVEDKQEVIATPERTDAPKDESGKSGVSNGVAQHNNSSVDTESIKKQDDTNAKDDNPCNTDLDNTSEEKPDVEHQPQEKDPSSAIQVDSSKTSDIKEETEPGALLESKDVLSLRPDDSTVKAAISSENDKETSVQALPSKTSADETANVSSPSRAEDLVEENRPKKTANQKKNKSLTKEAKPLAASATEEASEEPNTSEAKVTKNSRKKVASSSKTKCTVPPKKGTSETKAAKQSEKKVVESENVQESSKPKEEKKKPGRGKAMDEDSLDTSSGDSEKPAVSSVKSASKSKKEVKQPIEGSPNTNTKRKRSLSKEKASDLQSHGEDLVGSRGRVWWPIDKAYYKGVVNSYDSAKKKHLVIYDDGDQEILNLKTQKWHFLDESETEGEEAADQTVHEKEASREPQRKKAKTGKQSKMESSGKKGGGAGSSKLKAAPASKSGKKSKDEKTESKPKDPKEASREEEEEDSSDELSEEEEIPKTVGKSGTSKSKKEISKSGTSKGSSKTTTTPKSKPGGPSKSSSAKGKAAKGKANSTPASKGEESDAESESEETPKAPEPATKGKPVGSGKSQAKSGKKRKR